One genomic segment of Cellulophaga sp. HaHaR_3_176 includes these proteins:
- a CDS encoding DUF5018 domain-containing protein, with protein sequence MKYNNLAILLVLIFFGCSKDEKSPEVIKSNAKEIISFVIEGIETQIEGNTIKIYTPPTLSNYNFQPSITISEKAVISPTNSVFNFENEIVFKITAENGIVNSYSTQLIKIEGLQEVILSFKSDDDILYNGVDRIFGVIDEINKKIKIDYSGEIVKYWASRPSHHHPYLEIKTLGDVETSPSSNDYIDLSDKNQKLEIPSFNSTYELSIQNTDNLFFNINLPLIALGHSTNSSTSYAHQVYPEFTEGLSDNDILFFTLKNQDLSNLTPTFLEYSDYATITPDETMPQDFTKDVTYMITSETGVSNTQKVRVVEKSILFDRTRYPSSIPSSSGRVGTWYKATSKVTEVILVKVDNGETLNCEITDNHINADGDFYLTFDVEEMPLTETQCFIRCTLEEGITVDTDTEVTLMPS encoded by the coding sequence ATGAAATACAATAATCTAGCAATTCTACTTGTGCTTATCTTTTTCGGTTGTTCTAAAGACGAAAAATCACCAGAAGTAATCAAATCTAATGCTAAAGAAATAATAAGTTTTGTTATTGAAGGTATAGAAACACAAATTGAAGGAAATACCATTAAAATATATACCCCTCCTACTTTAAGTAATTATAATTTTCAACCTAGCATTACAATATCAGAAAAGGCAGTAATCTCTCCAACTAATTCAGTATTTAACTTTGAAAATGAAATAGTATTTAAAATTACGGCAGAAAATGGCATCGTAAATTCTTATAGCACACAATTGATTAAAATAGAAGGATTACAAGAAGTTATTTTGAGCTTCAAATCTGATGACGATATTCTCTATAACGGTGTTGATAGGATCTTTGGTGTAATTGATGAGATAAATAAAAAAATAAAAATAGATTATTCGGGTGAAATAGTAAAATATTGGGCAAGCCGTCCTTCTCATCATCATCCTTATTTAGAAATTAAAACCTTAGGTGATGTGGAAACTTCACCTTCATCTAATGATTATATAGATTTAAGTGATAAAAATCAGAAACTAGAGATTCCAAGTTTTAATTCTACGTATGAATTATCAATTCAAAATACAGATAATTTATTCTTTAATATTAATTTACCCTTAATAGCCTTAGGTCATTCTACAAACTCTTCTACTAGCTATGCTCATCAAGTATATCCAGAATTTACAGAGGGACTAAGTGATAATGATATTTTGTTTTTTACACTAAAAAATCAAGATTTATCCAACCTTACACCTACGTTTTTAGAATATAGTGATTATGCTACAATTACTCCCGATGAAACTATGCCGCAAGATTTCACAAAAGATGTAACCTATATGATTACTTCCGAAACGGGTGTTTCCAATACTCAAAAAGTTAGGGTTGTTGAAAAGAGTATTTTGTTTGATAGGACAAGATATCCTTCTTCTATTCCTTCATCTTCGGGTAGAGTTGGTACATGGTACAAAGCTACAAGTAAGGTGACAGAGGTTATTCTTGTTAAAGTCGATAATGGTGAAACGTTAAATTGTGAAATTACTGATAATCATATAAATGCTGATGGCGACTTTTATCTTACTTTTGATGTAGAGGAAATGCCTTTGACAGAAACACAATGCTTTATTAGATGTACCTTAGAGGAAGGCATTACTGTTGATACAGATACTGAAGTAACCTTAATGCCAAGTTGA
- a CDS encoding fasciclin domain-containing protein, producing MILIKKALILSLAVGFISLTGCKDKEKVEAEKMEMEEKAATSKADAEEKEAKMKEEARKKDMRATSIAAIAGENPELSTLVSALKAAGLVDMMSSEGSYTVFAPTNNAFEKLPSKMSIGELAKDENKELLSDILKYHVVAGKISSDKLVKAIEGAGGKYTFKTVNSKELTASLKGDQLIIKDEKNNKIQVLKGNVKASNGIVHIVSDVMIPKS from the coding sequence ATGATTTTAATAAAAAAAGCACTAATATTAAGTTTAGCAGTAGGTTTCATATCTCTTACAGGTTGTAAGGATAAAGAAAAGGTGGAAGCTGAAAAGATGGAAATGGAAGAAAAAGCAGCTACTTCAAAAGCAGATGCAGAAGAAAAAGAGGCAAAAATGAAAGAAGAAGCTCGTAAAAAAGATATGCGAGCAACTAGTATAGCCGCAATTGCTGGTGAAAATCCAGAATTGAGTACTTTAGTTAGTGCCTTAAAAGCAGCAGGTCTGGTAGATATGATGTCATCTGAAGGAAGTTATACCGTATTTGCACCAACAAATAACGCATTCGAAAAATTACCAAGTAAAATGTCAATAGGAGAATTAGCTAAAGACGAGAACAAAGAGCTTTTGTCTGATATTCTTAAATATCATGTAGTTGCTGGTAAAATTAGTTCTGACAAATTAGTAAAGGCTATTGAAGGTGCAGGAGGAAAATATACTTTTAAAACTGTAAATAGTAAAGAATTAACAGCAAGCCTTAAAGGTGATCAACTAATTATTAAGGATGAAAAAAATAATAAGATTCAAGTACTTAAAGGAAATGTAAAAGCTTCAAATGGAATTGTACATATCGTTAGTGATGTGATGATACCGAAATCATAA